One Streptomyces sp. ML-6 genomic region harbors:
- a CDS encoding MurT ligase domain-containing protein, with amino-acid sequence MAGNTEPLSPRAKLAVTAGRAAAAVSRAAGRGSGSVIGGRVALKLDPDLLGRLAQHLDVILVSATNGKTTTTRLIAEALRAAGPVVSNALGANMPAGITSALAGGSDAQYGVIEVDEKYLAGVARDTTPKVIALLNLSRDQLDRAAETRMLAEKWREGLSGSKAVIVANADDPLIVWAASSSPNVVWVAAGQAWKDDAWSCPACGGVMQRPGDDWFCGECGFRRPAPSWVLHGDYVLDPHGSAWPIHLQLPGRANKANATSSAAVAAVFGVPPQVALERMYQVQAVAGRYDVVSFLGRELRLLLAKNPAGWLETFSLIDPPPTPVILSVNARGADGTDTSWLWDVDYTQLAGHPIFVLGDRKLDLAVRLEVAGLDFRVCETLDEAVQQAPPGRIEVIANYTAFQDLRRRVGN; translated from the coding sequence ATGGCAGGCAACACGGAGCCGCTGTCGCCACGGGCCAAGCTGGCCGTGACGGCGGGCAGGGCCGCGGCGGCGGTGTCGCGCGCCGCGGGGCGCGGCAGCGGATCGGTGATCGGCGGCCGGGTGGCGCTCAAGCTCGACCCCGACCTGCTGGGGCGGCTGGCGCAGCACCTGGACGTGATCCTCGTGTCGGCGACGAACGGCAAGACGACGACCACCCGGCTGATCGCCGAGGCACTGCGGGCCGCCGGCCCGGTCGTGTCGAACGCGCTCGGCGCCAACATGCCCGCGGGCATCACCTCGGCGCTGGCCGGCGGCTCGGACGCGCAGTACGGCGTGATCGAGGTCGACGAGAAGTATCTGGCCGGGGTCGCCCGCGACACGACGCCCAAGGTGATCGCGCTGCTCAACCTCTCCCGCGACCAGCTGGACCGCGCGGCGGAGACCCGGATGCTGGCGGAGAAGTGGCGTGAGGGACTGTCCGGCTCCAAGGCCGTGATCGTCGCCAACGCCGACGACCCGCTGATCGTCTGGGCGGCGTCCTCCTCCCCCAACGTGGTGTGGGTGGCGGCCGGTCAGGCGTGGAAGGACGACGCCTGGTCCTGCCCCGCCTGCGGCGGTGTGATGCAGCGTCCGGGCGACGACTGGTTCTGCGGCGAGTGCGGATTCCGCCGCCCCGCGCCGAGCTGGGTGCTGCACGGCGACTACGTGCTGGACCCGCACGGCTCGGCGTGGCCGATCCACCTCCAGCTGCCCGGCCGCGCCAACAAGGCCAACGCCACCAGCTCCGCCGCCGTGGCCGCCGTCTTCGGTGTGCCGCCGCAGGTCGCGCTGGAGCGGATGTACCAGGTGCAGGCCGTCGCCGGCCGCTACGACGTGGTGAGCTTCCTCGGCCGTGAGCTGCGGCTGCTGCTGGCGAAGAACCCGGCGGGCTGGCTGGAGACGTTCTCCCTGATCGACCCGCCGCCGACGCCGGTGATCCTCTCCGTCAACGCCCGCGGCGCGGACGGCACGGACACCTCCTGGCTGTGGGACGTGGACTACACCCAGCTCGCCGGTCACCCGATCTTCGTGCTCGGCGACCGCAAGCTGGACCTGGCGGTCCGCCTCGAGGTGGCCGGTCTGGACTTCCGGGTCTGCGAGACCCTCGACGAGGCCGTGCAGCAGGCCCCGCCCGGCCGTATCGAGGTCATCGCCAACTACACCGCCTTCCAGGATCTGCGCCGTCGTGTCGGCAACTGA
- a CDS encoding glutamine amidotransferase, producing the protein MSNNGLRLVWVYPDLLSTYGDQGNALVVERRARQRGLDVQRVDVRSDQPVPTSGDIYLIGGGEDRPQRLAAERLRRDGGLSRAASNGAIIFSVCAGYQILGHEFINDLGEREPGLGLLDVVSTRGEGARCVGDVLADIDPNLGLPPLTGFENHQGVTHLGPTARPFARVKLGRGNGTGDGTEGAYNDTVFGTYMHGPVMARNPQIADLLLKLALDVNALPPTDDRWYEALRAERIAAATQPA; encoded by the coding sequence ATGAGCAACAACGGTCTGCGTCTGGTCTGGGTCTACCCCGACCTCCTCAGCACCTACGGCGACCAGGGCAACGCACTGGTGGTGGAACGCCGGGCCCGGCAGCGCGGGCTCGACGTGCAGCGCGTCGACGTGCGCAGCGACCAGCCGGTGCCGACGTCCGGCGACATCTACCTGATCGGCGGGGGCGAGGACCGGCCGCAGCGCCTCGCCGCGGAGCGGCTGCGCCGCGACGGCGGGCTCAGCCGGGCCGCGTCCAACGGCGCGATCATCTTCTCGGTCTGCGCCGGCTACCAGATCCTCGGGCACGAGTTCATCAACGACCTCGGCGAGCGCGAGCCCGGCCTCGGGCTGCTCGACGTGGTCTCCACCCGCGGCGAGGGGGCCCGGTGCGTCGGTGACGTGCTGGCCGACATCGACCCGAACCTCGGCCTGCCGCCGCTGACCGGTTTCGAGAACCACCAGGGCGTCACCCATCTCGGCCCGACGGCACGGCCGTTCGCCCGGGTGAAGCTCGGCCGGGGCAACGGCACCGGTGACGGCACCGAGGGCGCGTACAACGACACCGTCTTCGGCACGTACATGCACGGCCCCGTCATGGCGCGCAACCCGCAGATCGCGGACCTGCTGCTGAAGCTGGCCCTCGATGTGAACGCCCTGCCGCCGACCGACGACCGCTGGTACGAGGCGTTGCGCGCCGAGCGCATCGCGGCCGCGACCCAGCCCGCCTGA
- a CDS encoding 6-phosphofructokinase has translation MRIGVLTSGGDCPGLNAVIRSVVHRAVVDHGDEVIGFHDGWKGLLECDYRRLDLDAVGGILARGGTILGSSRVQPAHLRGGVEQARGHVSDLGLDAIIPIGGEGTLKAAHLLSEAGLPIVGVPKTIDNDIASTDVTFGFDTAVGVATEALDRLKTTAESHQRVLIVEVMGRHTGWIALHSGMAAGAHAIVVPERPFDIDELTEVVGKRFSAGKKFAIVVVAEGAKPRAGSSMEVEQGSKDIYGHERFAGMATRLSTELEQRLGKEARPVILGHVQRGGTPTAYDRVLATRFGWHAVEAAHRGEFGMMTALRGTDIVMVPLNQAVETLKTVPTERYAEAECVL, from the coding sequence ATGCGAATTGGTGTTCTCACCTCCGGCGGCGACTGCCCCGGCCTCAACGCCGTCATCCGTTCCGTCGTACATCGCGCGGTGGTCGACCACGGCGACGAGGTCATCGGCTTCCACGACGGGTGGAAGGGCCTGCTGGAGTGCGACTACCGCAGGCTCGACCTCGACGCGGTCGGCGGCATCCTCGCCCGCGGCGGCACGATCCTCGGCTCCTCCCGGGTCCAGCCCGCCCATCTGCGCGGCGGCGTCGAGCAGGCCCGGGGCCACGTCTCCGACCTCGGTCTCGACGCGATCATCCCGATCGGCGGCGAGGGCACGCTGAAGGCGGCCCATCTGCTGTCCGAGGCGGGACTGCCGATCGTCGGTGTGCCCAAGACCATCGACAACGACATCGCGTCCACCGACGTGACCTTCGGCTTCGACACCGCCGTCGGTGTCGCCACCGAGGCGCTCGACCGGCTCAAGACCACCGCCGAGTCCCACCAGCGGGTGCTCATCGTCGAGGTCATGGGCCGCCACACCGGCTGGATCGCCCTGCACTCGGGCATGGCGGCCGGTGCGCACGCCATCGTGGTGCCGGAGCGCCCCTTCGACATAGACGAGCTGACCGAGGTGGTCGGCAAGCGCTTCTCGGCCGGGAAGAAGTTCGCGATCGTGGTCGTCGCCGAGGGCGCGAAGCCGCGCGCGGGCTCGTCCATGGAGGTCGAGCAGGGCAGCAAGGACATCTACGGGCACGAGCGCTTCGCCGGCATGGCCACGCGGCTCTCCACCGAGCTGGAGCAGCGCCTGGGCAAGGAGGCCCGCCCGGTGATCCTCGGCCACGTGCAGCGCGGCGGCACGCCGACCGCGTACGACCGGGTGCTCGCCACGCGCTTCGGCTGGCACGCGGTGGAGGCCGCGCACCGCGGTGAGTTCGGCATGATGACGGCGCTGCGCGGCACGGACATCGTGATGGTGCCGCTGAACCAGGCCGTGGAGACCCTGAAGACGGTTCCGACGGAGCGGTACGCCGAGGCGGAGTGCGTGCTCTGA
- a CDS encoding cytochrome c oxidase assembly protein — MDHSGHGMNMDLPPFTLGRGLQFSADPFFLIGCVLGLALYGYAVVRLRRRGDEWPVGRIVFFVVGVLSIALVMCTKLNDYGMVMFSVHMVQHMVISMLSPILLLLGAPVTLALRALPVAGRGRTGPRELLLMLLHSRYMRVITHPAFTIPIFIASLYALYFTPLFDFLMGSKTGHIAMMVHFLAVGLVFFWPIMGVDPGPHRPGYVMRMLELFAGMPFHAFFGIALMMASTPMVETYQHPPASLGIDALSDQNWAGGIAWAFSEIPSVLVLIALVFQWYRSEQRTAKRSDRAAERNGDQELEAYNAYLASLQARGR; from the coding sequence ATGGACCACAGCGGGCACGGCATGAACATGGACCTGCCGCCGTTCACGCTGGGACGGGGGCTTCAATTCTCCGCCGACCCGTTCTTCCTCATCGGCTGTGTGCTGGGCCTGGCCCTGTACGGGTACGCCGTGGTGCGGCTGCGCAGACGCGGGGACGAGTGGCCGGTCGGCCGGATCGTCTTCTTCGTCGTCGGCGTGCTGAGCATCGCCCTGGTGATGTGCACCAAGCTGAACGACTACGGCATGGTCATGTTCAGCGTGCACATGGTGCAGCACATGGTGATCAGCATGCTGTCGCCGATCCTGCTGCTGCTGGGGGCCCCGGTGACCCTGGCCCTGCGCGCGCTGCCGGTCGCCGGGCGCGGCCGCACCGGCCCGCGCGAGCTGCTGCTCATGCTGCTGCACAGCCGGTACATGAGGGTCATCACGCATCCGGCCTTCACGATCCCGATCTTCATCGCCAGCCTGTACGCGCTGTACTTCACCCCGCTCTTCGACTTCCTGATGGGCTCGAAGACCGGCCACATCGCGATGATGGTGCACTTCCTCGCGGTCGGCCTGGTGTTCTTCTGGCCGATCATGGGCGTCGACCCGGGGCCGCACCGGCCCGGTTACGTCATGCGGATGCTGGAGCTGTTCGCCGGGATGCCGTTCCACGCGTTCTTCGGCATCGCGCTGATGATGGCGTCCACCCCGATGGTGGAGACGTACCAGCATCCGCCGGCCTCGCTCGGCATCGACGCGCTGAGCGACCAGAACTGGGCGGGCGGCATCGCCTGGGCCTTCAGCGAGATCCCGTCGGTGCTGGTGCTGATCGCGCTGGTCTTCCAGTGGTACCGCTCCGAGCAGCGGACGGCGAAGCGCTCCGACCGCGCGGCGGAGCGCAACGGGGACCAGGAGCTGGAGGCGTACAACGCCTATCTCGCCTCTTTGCAGGCGCGCGGACGGTAG
- a CDS encoding MerR family transcriptional regulator: MGRVAGLAGVTVRTLHHYDEIGLVRPSARTAAGYRAYSARDVERLREVLAYRRLGFGLREVAELVGDSSTDAVAHLRRLRGLLLERRDRADAMVAAIDRELGARAKGLTVTPEKQLEMLGARLYDAIGGAYTTTRRTEPRIAAQILDALGDAQRVLNVGAGTGSYEPAGRDVTAVEPSAVMRGHRPPGSAPCVAAAAENLPFEDQSFDAAMAVSTVHHWGDPLAGLREMRRVARRVVVLTFDTDEPGWQDRFWLTRDYLPEFAAVLAGFPSLAGMADAIGARAEPVPVPWDCADGLFEAYWRRPGAYLEEHVRRAMSVWTRVGPEAEQRAVRSLGDDLESGRWAERNSALADLDAADLGLRLLVA, translated from the coding sequence GTGGGACGCGTGGCAGGGCTGGCCGGCGTGACCGTCCGCACCCTGCATCACTATGACGAGATCGGGCTCGTGCGCCCTTCGGCGCGGACCGCGGCCGGATACCGGGCCTACTCGGCGCGTGACGTGGAGCGGCTTCGGGAGGTGCTGGCCTACCGGCGGCTGGGCTTCGGTCTGCGAGAGGTCGCGGAACTGGTCGGCGACTCCTCGACCGACGCGGTCGCGCACCTGCGCCGGCTGCGCGGCCTGCTGCTGGAGCGACGTGACCGCGCCGATGCCATGGTGGCGGCCATCGACAGGGAACTCGGGGCACGGGCGAAGGGACTGACAGTGACACCGGAGAAGCAACTGGAGATGCTCGGTGCGCGGCTGTACGACGCGATCGGCGGCGCCTACACCACGACCCGGCGGACCGAGCCCCGGATCGCCGCACAGATCCTGGACGCGCTCGGGGACGCGCAGAGGGTGCTGAACGTCGGGGCCGGCACCGGCTCCTACGAGCCTGCCGGCCGTGACGTGACCGCGGTGGAACCATCGGCGGTCATGCGGGGACACCGGCCCCCCGGCTCGGCGCCGTGCGTGGCCGCCGCCGCGGAGAACCTGCCGTTCGAGGACCAGTCCTTCGACGCCGCGATGGCCGTCTCCACCGTTCACCACTGGGGGGACCCGCTGGCGGGGCTGCGCGAGATGCGGCGGGTGGCCCGCCGGGTGGTGGTGCTCACGTTCGACACCGACGAGCCCGGCTGGCAGGACCGGTTCTGGCTCACCCGGGACTACCTGCCCGAGTTCGCCGCCGTCCTCGCGGGATTTCCCTCGCTGGCCGGGATGGCCGACGCGATCGGCGCCCGCGCCGAGCCGGTCCCCGTCCCGTGGGACTGCGCCGACGGCCTGTTCGAGGCTTACTGGCGCCGACCGGGGGCGTATCTGGAGGAGCACGTGCGCCGCGCGATGTCGGTGTGGACGAGGGTAGGTCCGGAGGCCGAACAACGGGCGGTACGAAGCCTCGGCGACGACCTCGAATCCGGCCGGTGGGCCGAGCGCAACAGCGCCCTCGCAGACCTCGACGCGGCAGATCTCGGCCTCCGCCTGCTCGTGGCCTGA
- a CDS encoding alkaline phosphatase D family protein, translating into MDGREITCRSRLVPDGIPPDEGTSFMQMDSASSGTGAFGRRMMLGGTIGLALAAAGASAGRAWGDTPFREDPFALGVASGDPWPDGVVLWTRLAPQPLAPDGAGGMPPYAVDVQWEIARDERFRSVVRRGRTRAVPELAHSVHVEVSGLQPGRHYYYRFRAGGVHSPVGRTRTAPPPHSRPKELGFAFVSCQAWFEGFYTAYRHLAEEDVDLVLHLGDYIYENPIDAMGGVRNVPVAAELRPEPMNLAQYRNRHALHRFDPDLIAAHRAHPFAVVWDDHEVEDNWARDRSKVDTEPDQDPAVFRERAAAAFQAYYEHLPLRLPNRPNGFRTRMYRSLRYGRMATFHILDTRLFRDDQPCGDGSRTGCADRLTPGRTILGPEQEQWLYRGLGRSDATWNMISQQIPVTQVDTDPGPGQTFVMDFWDGYVDARQRLFKEITDRSVNNPVVLTGDMHRHLAADLKRDFDDPESPTLGVEFVGSSISTSKDGMDLDPSGARLLAANEHIKFTNFQRGYVRCALTRETCRADFRVLPYVTTPGAPVSTRTSFVTEAGRPGIQQA; encoded by the coding sequence ATGGACGGACGTGAAATCACGTGCCGCTCCCGGCTCGTACCGGACGGAATTCCGCCCGACGAAGGGACGAGTTTCATGCAGATGGACAGTGCGTCAAGTGGTACCGGAGCATTCGGCAGACGGATGATGCTCGGCGGAACGATCGGCCTGGCCCTGGCCGCGGCCGGGGCCTCCGCGGGCAGGGCATGGGGTGACACGCCCTTCCGCGAGGACCCGTTCGCCCTCGGGGTCGCGTCCGGCGACCCGTGGCCGGACGGGGTCGTGCTGTGGACCCGTCTCGCCCCCCAGCCCCTCGCCCCCGACGGAGCCGGGGGCATGCCGCCGTACGCCGTCGACGTGCAGTGGGAGATCGCCCGCGACGAACGCTTCCGATCCGTCGTGCGCCGGGGACGCACCCGTGCGGTGCCCGAACTCGCCCACTCCGTCCACGTCGAGGTCTCCGGACTGCAGCCGGGCAGACACTACTACTACCGCTTCCGGGCCGGCGGCGTGCACAGCCCCGTGGGGCGCACCCGCACCGCGCCCCCGCCGCACAGCCGGCCCAAGGAGCTCGGCTTCGCCTTCGTCTCCTGCCAGGCGTGGTTCGAGGGCTTCTACACCGCCTACCGGCACCTCGCCGAGGAGGACGTCGACCTGGTCCTGCACCTGGGCGACTACATCTACGAGAACCCCATCGACGCCATGGGCGGCGTGCGCAACGTCCCCGTCGCCGCCGAACTGCGCCCCGAGCCGATGAACCTCGCCCAGTACCGCAACCGCCACGCCCTGCACCGCTTCGACCCCGACCTCATCGCCGCCCACCGCGCCCACCCGTTCGCCGTCGTCTGGGACGACCACGAGGTCGAGGACAACTGGGCGCGCGACAGGTCCAAGGTCGACACCGAACCCGACCAGGACCCCGCGGTCTTCCGCGAACGGGCGGCGGCGGCCTTCCAGGCGTACTACGAGCACCTGCCGCTGCGGCTGCCGAACCGCCCGAACGGCTTCCGGACACGGATGTACCGCAGCCTGCGCTACGGGCGGATGGCCACCTTCCACATCCTCGACACCAGGCTCTTCCGCGACGACCAGCCCTGCGGCGACGGCTCCAGGACCGGCTGCGCCGACCGGCTGACCCCCGGCCGCACCATCCTCGGTCCCGAGCAGGAGCAGTGGCTGTACCGCGGCCTCGGCCGCTCCGACGCGACCTGGAACATGATCTCCCAGCAGATCCCGGTGACCCAGGTCGACACCGACCCCGGCCCCGGTCAGACCTTCGTGATGGACTTCTGGGACGGCTACGTGGACGCGCGCCAGAGACTGTTCAAGGAGATCACCGACCGCAGCGTGAACAACCCGGTGGTGCTCACCGGCGACATGCACCGCCACCTCGCCGCCGACCTCAAGCGGGACTTCGACGACCCGGAATCGCCCACGCTCGGCGTGGAGTTCGTCGGCTCGTCCATCTCCACCAGCAAGGACGGGATGGACCTGGACCCCTCGGGAGCCAGGCTGCTCGCCGCCAACGAGCACATAAAGTTCACCAACTTCCAGCGGGGATACGTGCGTTGCGCGTTGACCCGGGAGACCTGCCGGGCCGACTTCCGGGTCCTGCCGTACGTGACCACCCCCGGCGCACCCGTGTCGACCCGGACCTCCTTCGTGACCGAGGCGGGCAGGCCCGGAATCCAGCAGGCCTGA